A region of Vigna radiata var. radiata cultivar VC1973A chromosome 6, Vradiata_ver6, whole genome shotgun sequence DNA encodes the following proteins:
- the LOC106764262 gene encoding uncharacterized protein LOC106764262, with translation MDGVAVSRDRGLPLHHLRTLLPQPKASPASSPPSGQPPQAATTSPSLLLFFVNDATKPGPPLSVKLSQATAPALASPATTDATGITTVHGVTPPFSSLSHYPRGWGFSPLNNVCHRLSAAAVVSHRHRNINPSPNHHCNQPPEVDANFSHTTTITTTRISSFILEYTLPFTHSICFGLESHVDEVLHVFNRKCCFPFLIKPHLFLGFVPALTGNGRNRITEADLVSRKIWHRVLFCF, from the exons ATGGACGGCGTTGCAGTCAGTAGGGATAG AGGTCTTCCCCTTCACCACCTACGCACTCTGCTGCCTCAGCCCAAAGCGTCACCAGCGTCCTCACCACCATCCGGCCAGCCACCGCAGGCCGCGACGACCTCACCCTCTCTCCTTCTTTTCTTCGTGAACGACGCCACCAAGCCAGGGCCGCCACTCTCCGTCAAACTCTCGCAGGCCACCGCTCCAGCTCTGGCCTCGCCGGCGACAACAGACGCCACCGGAATCACAACCGTCCACGGCGTCACCCCCCCTTTTTCCTCTCTTTCGCACTATCCTAGGGGTTGGGGGTTTTCTCCCTTGAATAACGTCTGCCACCGCCTCTCTGCCGCCGCCGTCGTGAGCCATCGCCACAGAAACATCAACCCCTCGCCGAACCACCACTGTAATCAACCTCCGGAAGTTGACGCGAACTTCAGTCACACAACCACGATCACCACCACACGAATCTCCTCCTTTATTCTCGAATACACTCTGCCCTTTACACACTCAATCTGCTTTGGGTTGGAATCCCACGTCGATGAGGTTTTACATGTTTTCAATCGCAAgtgttgttttccttttttaataaaacctCATTTGTTTCTCGGGTTTGTTCCAGCGTTAACAGGGAATGGAAGAAATAGGATAACTGAAGCAGATTTGGTTTCCAGGAAGATTTGGCATAGAGTGTTGTTTTG TTTTTGA